A window of Symbiobacterium terraclitae contains these coding sequences:
- the rplL gene encoding 50S ribosomal protein L7/L12, with the protein MSKAAEVIEIIKGMTALELKELKELFEETFGVTAAAPVAVAAAGPAAAAAAPAAEEKTEFDVILKNPGANKINVIKVVRELTGLGLKEAKDLVDGAPKPVKEKVSKADADAVAAKLKEAGAEVEVK; encoded by the coding sequence ATGTCCAAGGCTGCTGAGGTTATCGAGATCATCAAGGGCATGACCGCCCTCGAGCTGAAGGAACTGAAGGAGCTGTTCGAGGAGACCTTCGGCGTTACCGCCGCCGCTCCCGTGGCCGTCGCCGCTGCCGGCCCCGCTGCCGCCGCCGCTGCTCCGGCCGCTGAGGAGAAGACCGAGTTCGACGTCATCCTGAAGAACCCGGGCGCCAACAAGATCAACGTCATCAAGGTCGTCCGCGAGCTGACCGGCCTGGGCCTCAAGGAGGCCAAGGACCTGGTCGACGGCGCTCCCAAGCCCGTCAAGGAGAAGGTCTCCAAGGCCGATGCCGACGCCGTGGCCGCCAAGCTCAAGGAGGCCGGCGCCGAGGTCGAGGTCAAGTAA
- the rpoB gene encoding DNA-directed RNA polymerase subunit beta: MPKMVQAGRRQRLSFARIDEILEMPNLIELQHNSYQWFLREGLQEMFRDISPIQDFTGNLVLEFLDYSLGEPKYSMEDCKERDVTYAAPLRVRVRLINKETGEVKEQEVFMGDFPLMTPTGTFIINGAERVIVSQLVRSPGVYFSEQIDPSGKKLYFATMIPNRGAWLEFESDVNDVLYVRVDRTRKLPATILLRALGYSSDQEIIDAVGDSEYVRRTLEKDGTDSEDEALIEIYKRLRPGEPPAVDNARQLLETLFFEPKRYDLLNVGRYRLNKKLALRRRIVGAFAVDRIVSPETGEVLAEPGAQIDKRLAEKIDAAGIDALNVKLRDGTVVRVVSNGQPDLKIKTILRQDIVAIINYMVTLFKGLGSVDDIDHLGNRRVRSVGELLQNQFRIGLARMERVVKERMTIQDVDIITPQALINIRPVVAAVKEFFGSSQLSQFMDQTNPLAELTNKRRLSALGPGGLSRERAGYEVRDVHTSHYGRMCPIETPEGPNIGLIGALATYARINEYGFIETPYRKVDHETGRVTNEIVYLTADEEDENVIAQANEPINEDGTFVRDRITCRYRDEILQVPPNQVDYMDVSPKQVVSIATALIPFLENDDASRALMGSNMQRQAVPLLRTEAPYVGTGMEYRSAWDSGVCVIAENDGVVLRATASEIVVQYDDLQVKKYKLTKFTRSNQGTCINQKPIVRTGQRVRKGDVMADGPSTDYGELALGRNVLVAYMCYEGYNYEDAIIINERLVREDIFTSIHIEEHECEARDTKLGPEEITRDIPNVGEDVLKDLDERGIIRIGAEVRPGDILVGKVTPKGETELTAEERLLRAIFGEKAREVRDTSMRVPHGESGIVVDVKVFTRENGDELSPGVNELVRVYIAQKRKISQGDKMAGRHGNKGVISIIVPEEDMPFLPDGTPIEIILTPLGVPSRMNIGQIMEIHLGWAAKTLGQHVASPVFDGANEEDIREMLLKAHLPPTGKTVLFNGKTGEPLDNEVTVGYKYMLKLHHLVDDKIHARSTGPYSLVTQQPLGGKAQFGGQRFGEMEVWALEAYGAAYTLQELLTVKSDDVVGRVKTYEAIVKGENVPEPGVPESFKVLIKELQSLGLDVKVLNENDQEIELRELDDDMDVTGRELDIPALGGDEFPAEEPRQPEAETEAEAAEEPAEDEVEEEDDEAPLNPEELEKVAGALKNAARSMPGDLAPARRALPGEDDLDEEDLFDGGDEESDEDEFGPAPVRGRKGAARRRRGGLDDLDDFGGEDFDATDADDEDDLFGGRSRRRRQDDLDDDEE, translated from the coding sequence ATGCCGAAGATGGTGCAAGCTGGCAGGAGACAGCGGCTCAGCTTTGCCCGGATCGACGAGATCCTGGAGATGCCGAACCTGATCGAGCTGCAGCACAACTCCTATCAGTGGTTCCTGCGCGAGGGCCTGCAGGAGATGTTTCGGGACATCTCGCCCATTCAGGACTTTACGGGCAACCTGGTGCTGGAGTTCCTCGACTACAGCTTGGGCGAGCCGAAGTACTCCATGGAGGACTGCAAGGAGCGGGACGTCACCTATGCGGCGCCGCTGCGCGTGCGCGTCCGGTTGATCAATAAGGAGACCGGTGAGGTGAAGGAGCAGGAGGTGTTCATGGGCGATTTCCCGCTCATGACGCCTACGGGCACCTTCATCATTAATGGCGCGGAACGGGTTATCGTCTCCCAGTTGGTGCGGTCGCCCGGCGTCTACTTCTCCGAGCAGATCGACCCGTCCGGCAAGAAGCTGTACTTCGCGACGATGATCCCGAACCGGGGCGCCTGGCTGGAGTTCGAGTCGGACGTCAACGACGTGCTCTACGTCCGCGTCGACCGCACCCGCAAGCTCCCTGCAACTATCTTACTGCGCGCGCTGGGCTACAGTTCTGACCAGGAGATCATCGACGCCGTCGGCGACTCCGAGTACGTGCGCCGCACCCTGGAGAAGGACGGCACGGACTCCGAGGACGAGGCGCTGATTGAGATCTACAAGCGCCTGCGCCCCGGTGAGCCGCCGGCGGTGGACAACGCCCGGCAGCTGTTGGAGACGCTCTTCTTCGAGCCCAAGCGGTACGACCTGCTCAACGTGGGCCGGTACCGGCTCAACAAGAAGCTTGCCCTCCGGCGCCGGATTGTAGGCGCGTTCGCGGTTGATCGCATCGTCTCCCCCGAGACCGGCGAGGTCCTGGCCGAGCCCGGGGCGCAGATCGACAAGCGCCTGGCCGAGAAGATCGACGCGGCGGGCATCGACGCCCTGAACGTCAAGCTGCGGGACGGCACGGTGGTGCGGGTGGTCTCCAACGGCCAGCCCGACCTGAAGATCAAGACCATCCTGCGGCAGGACATCGTCGCGATCATCAACTACATGGTCACGCTGTTCAAGGGGCTGGGCAGCGTGGACGACATCGACCATCTGGGCAACCGGCGCGTGCGCTCCGTCGGCGAACTGCTGCAGAACCAGTTCCGCATCGGCCTGGCCCGCATGGAGCGGGTGGTCAAAGAGCGCATGACCATCCAGGACGTGGACATCATCACGCCCCAGGCGCTGATCAACATCCGCCCGGTGGTGGCGGCGGTGAAGGAGTTCTTCGGCTCCTCGCAGCTCTCCCAGTTCATGGACCAGACCAACCCGCTGGCAGAGCTGACCAACAAGCGCCGCCTCTCCGCCCTGGGCCCCGGCGGCCTCTCCCGCGAGCGGGCGGGCTATGAGGTGCGCGACGTGCACACCTCGCACTACGGCCGCATGTGCCCCATTGAGACGCCGGAAGGTCCGAACATCGGCCTGATCGGCGCGCTGGCGACCTACGCCCGCATCAACGAGTACGGCTTCATCGAGACGCCCTACCGCAAGGTCGACCACGAGACCGGCCGGGTGACCAACGAGATCGTCTACCTCACGGCGGACGAGGAGGACGAGAACGTCATCGCCCAGGCCAACGAGCCGATCAACGAGGACGGCACCTTCGTCCGCGACCGCATCACCTGCCGCTACCGCGACGAGATCCTCCAGGTGCCGCCGAACCAGGTCGACTACATGGACGTGTCGCCGAAGCAGGTCGTCTCCATCGCGACGGCGCTCATCCCGTTCCTCGAGAACGACGACGCCTCGCGCGCCCTGATGGGCTCCAACATGCAGCGCCAGGCGGTGCCGCTCCTGCGCACCGAGGCGCCGTACGTGGGCACGGGCATGGAGTACCGCTCGGCCTGGGACTCCGGCGTCTGCGTCATCGCCGAGAACGACGGCGTTGTGCTGCGGGCGACGGCCTCGGAGATCGTGGTCCAGTACGACGACCTGCAGGTCAAGAAGTACAAGCTGACCAAGTTCACCCGGTCCAACCAGGGCACCTGCATCAACCAGAAGCCCATCGTCCGGACTGGGCAGCGGGTCCGCAAGGGCGACGTGATGGCCGACGGGCCGTCCACCGACTACGGCGAGCTGGCGCTGGGCCGCAACGTCCTCGTCGCCTACATGTGCTACGAGGGCTACAACTACGAGGACGCCATCATCATCAACGAGCGGCTGGTGCGGGAGGACATCTTCACCTCGATTCACATCGAGGAGCACGAGTGCGAGGCCCGCGACACCAAGCTCGGGCCCGAGGAGATCACCCGCGACATCCCCAACGTCGGCGAGGACGTGCTGAAGGACCTCGACGAGCGGGGCATCATCCGCATCGGCGCCGAGGTGCGCCCCGGCGACATCCTCGTGGGCAAGGTCACACCCAAGGGCGAGACCGAGCTCACGGCCGAGGAGCGGCTCCTGCGGGCGATCTTCGGCGAGAAGGCCCGCGAGGTGCGCGACACCTCGATGCGCGTGCCGCACGGCGAGTCGGGCATCGTCGTCGACGTGAAGGTCTTCACCCGTGAGAACGGCGACGAGCTCTCGCCCGGCGTGAACGAGCTGGTGCGCGTCTACATCGCCCAGAAGCGCAAGATCAGCCAGGGCGACAAGATGGCCGGCCGCCACGGCAACAAGGGCGTCATCTCGATCATCGTGCCCGAGGAGGATATGCCCTTCCTGCCTGACGGCACCCCCATCGAGATTATCCTTACGCCGCTGGGCGTGCCCTCTCGCATGAACATCGGCCAGATCATGGAGATCCACCTCGGCTGGGCCGCCAAGACCCTGGGCCAGCACGTGGCCTCGCCGGTCTTCGACGGCGCCAACGAGGAAGACATCCGGGAGATGCTGCTGAAGGCGCACCTGCCGCCCACCGGCAAGACGGTGCTGTTCAACGGCAAGACCGGCGAACCCCTCGACAACGAGGTCACGGTCGGCTACAAGTACATGCTGAAGCTGCATCACCTGGTCGACGACAAGATCCACGCCCGCTCCACCGGCCCCTACTCCCTGGTCACCCAGCAGCCGCTGGGCGGCAAGGCGCAGTTCGGCGGCCAGCGCTTCGGCGAGATGGAGGTCTGGGCGCTGGAGGCCTACGGCGCCGCGTACACGCTGCAGGAGCTGCTCACGGTCAAGTCCGACGACGTGGTCGGCCGCGTGAAGACCTACGAGGCGATCGTCAAGGGCGAGAACGTGCCCGAGCCGGGCGTCCCCGAGTCGTTCAAGGTGCTGATCAAGGAGCTGCAGTCCCTCGGCCTGGACGTGAAGGTCCTGAACGAGAACGACCAGGAGATCGAGCTGCGGGAGCTGGACGACGACATGGACGTCACCGGCCGCGAACTCGATATCCCCGCCCTCGGCGGCGACGAGTTCCCGGCCGAGGAGCCCCGGCAGCCTGAGGCTGAGACCGAGGCCGAGGCCGCCGAGGAGCCTGCAGAGGATGAGGTTGAGGAGGAGGACGACGAGGCCCCGCTCAACCCCGAGGAGCTGGAGAAGGTCGCCGGCGCCCTCAAGAACGCCGCCCGGTCCATGCCCGGGGACCTGGCCCCGGCCCGCCGTGCGCTGCCCGGAGAGGACGACCTCGACGAAGAGGACCTCTTCGACGGCGGCGACGAGGAGTCGGACGAGGACGAGTTCGGGCCCGCGCCGGTGCGCGGCCGCAAGGGTGCTGCCCGGCGCCGCCGCGGCGGGCTGGACGACCTGGACGACTTCGGCGGGGAGGACTTCGACGCCACGGACGCCGACGACGAGGACGACCTCTTCGGAGGCCGGTCGCGCCGCCGCCGGCAGGACGACCTCGATGACGACGAGGAGTAG
- the rpoC gene encoding DNA-directed RNA polymerase subunit beta', which translates to MLDVNYFDSIRIGLASPERIRQWSRGEVKKPETINYRTLRPEREGLFCEKIFGPTRDWECHCGKYKRVRYKGIVCDRCGVEVTRAKVRRERMGHIELAAPVSHIWYFKGIPSRMGLILDISPRALEKVLYFAAYIVTDPGDTPLMEKQLLTENEYREYREKYGSAFKAGMGAEAIKVLLQKLDLEKLSQELRQELKTVSGQRKIRAIRRLEVVEAFRKSGNKPEWMILDVIPVIPPDLRPMVQLDGGRFATSDLNDLYRRVINRNNRLKRLLDLGAPDIIVRNEKRMLQEAVDALIDNGRRGRPVTGPGNRPLKSLSDMLKGKQGRFRQNLLGKRVDYSGRSVIVVGPHLKLHQCGLPKEMALELFKPFVMKKLVNDGYAHNIKSAKRMVERVKPEVWDVLEDVIKEHPVLLNRAPTLHRLGIQAFEPVLVEGRAIQIHPLVCTAYNADFDGDQMAVHVPLSAEAQAEARILMLAAHNILNPKDGAPVITPSKDMLLGSYYLTLPKPDSEPKMRFSHPHEALLAYQNGLVELHDWVEIRFPEPPAHLEPYSEEWWEHPDNWNTVSGKRIKTTVGRMIFNEILHPKLRYRNDTIEKKQMGKIIDDAYRKLGTVKTAEQTDKIKELGFQYATRSGATIAISDIRVPGEKARILAEAEKKVEVVERNYKRGLITNDERYQQVIKIWSDAKDEVTKTLVDTMEDFNPVNMMMKSGARGNISQITQLAGMRGLMADPSGKIVELPVKANFREGLTVLEYFLSTHGTRKGLADTALRTADSGYLTRRLVDVAQDVIVREEDCGTTAGITWTEEVDAAGNVVEPITPHIVGRVALNDIVHPETGEIIVYANEMIDEDLAEQILQAGIKEVTIRSVLTCRTRFGVCQACYGRNLATGRLVDVGEAVGIIAAQSIGEPGTQLTMRTFHTGGVAGDDITQGLPRVEELFEARKPKGQAVIAELDGEVSITENKGRREITITSEDGESVTYAIPYGARVKVRPGQIVEAGDELTEGSVNPHDLLRVKGLRGVQHYLLREVQKVYNLQGVDINDKHIEVMVRQMLRKVKVEDPGDTELLPGSFIDIFEFEDENERVIMEGGVPAVARPMLLGITKASLATDSFLSAASFQETTRVLTDAAIKGRRDPLLGLKENVIIGKLVPAGTGMGRYRGIKVYTEEDLYSEQLEGADD; encoded by the coding sequence ATGCTCGACGTCAATTACTTTGACTCCATCCGGATCGGGCTGGCCTCTCCTGAACGCATTCGGCAGTGGTCCCGCGGCGAGGTGAAGAAGCCGGAGACCATCAACTACCGCACGCTGCGGCCCGAGCGCGAGGGGCTCTTCTGCGAGAAGATCTTCGGGCCGACCCGCGACTGGGAGTGCCACTGCGGCAAGTACAAGAGGGTACGGTACAAGGGCATCGTCTGCGACCGCTGCGGCGTCGAGGTCACCCGGGCCAAGGTGCGCCGGGAGCGCATGGGTCACATCGAGCTGGCCGCGCCGGTCTCGCACATCTGGTACTTCAAGGGGATACCCTCCCGCATGGGGCTGATCCTGGACATCAGCCCCCGCGCGCTGGAGAAGGTGCTCTACTTCGCGGCGTACATCGTGACCGACCCCGGTGACACGCCGCTGATGGAGAAGCAGCTGCTGACGGAGAACGAGTACCGGGAGTACCGGGAGAAGTACGGCAGCGCCTTCAAGGCGGGCATGGGCGCCGAGGCCATCAAGGTGCTGCTGCAGAAGCTCGACCTGGAGAAGCTCTCGCAGGAGCTCCGCCAGGAGCTGAAGACCGTCTCCGGCCAGCGCAAGATCCGGGCGATCCGCCGCCTGGAGGTCGTGGAGGCCTTCCGCAAGTCCGGCAACAAGCCGGAGTGGATGATCCTCGACGTGATCCCGGTGATCCCGCCCGACCTGCGTCCGATGGTCCAGCTGGACGGCGGCCGCTTCGCCACGAGCGACCTGAACGATCTCTATCGCCGGGTGATCAACCGGAACAACCGCCTGAAGCGGCTCCTGGACCTGGGCGCGCCGGACATCATCGTCCGCAACGAGAAGCGCATGCTCCAGGAGGCCGTCGACGCCCTGATCGACAACGGCCGCCGCGGCCGGCCGGTAACCGGCCCCGGCAACCGCCCGCTCAAGTCGCTCTCCGACATGCTGAAGGGCAAGCAGGGCCGCTTCCGCCAGAACCTGCTGGGCAAGCGCGTCGACTACTCCGGCCGTTCCGTGATCGTGGTCGGCCCGCACCTGAAGCTGCACCAGTGCGGCCTGCCCAAGGAGATGGCGCTGGAGCTGTTCAAGCCCTTCGTCATGAAGAAGCTGGTCAACGACGGCTACGCCCACAACATCAAGAGCGCCAAGCGCATGGTGGAGCGGGTGAAGCCCGAGGTCTGGGACGTGCTCGAGGACGTGATCAAGGAGCACCCCGTCCTGCTGAACCGCGCCCCGACGCTGCACCGCCTGGGCATCCAGGCCTTCGAGCCGGTGCTGGTGGAGGGCCGCGCGATCCAGATCCACCCGCTGGTCTGCACGGCGTACAACGCGGACTTCGACGGCGACCAGATGGCGGTGCACGTGCCGCTGTCGGCCGAAGCCCAGGCCGAGGCCCGCATCCTGATGCTGGCGGCGCATAACATCCTGAACCCCAAGGATGGCGCGCCGGTCATCACGCCGTCCAAGGACATGCTGCTGGGCTCCTACTACCTCACGCTGCCCAAGCCGGATTCCGAGCCCAAGATGCGGTTCTCCCATCCCCACGAGGCCCTGCTGGCCTACCAGAACGGGCTGGTCGAGCTGCACGACTGGGTCGAGATCCGCTTCCCCGAGCCGCCGGCCCACCTGGAGCCATACTCGGAGGAATGGTGGGAGCACCCGGACAACTGGAACACCGTCTCCGGCAAGCGCATCAAGACCACGGTCGGCCGCATGATCTTCAACGAGATCCTGCACCCGAAGCTCCGCTACCGCAACGACACCATCGAGAAGAAGCAGATGGGCAAGATCATCGACGATGCCTACCGCAAGCTGGGCACCGTGAAGACGGCGGAGCAGACGGACAAGATCAAGGAGCTGGGCTTCCAGTACGCCACCCGTTCCGGCGCCACCATCGCCATCTCGGACATCCGGGTGCCGGGCGAGAAGGCCCGGATCCTCGCCGAGGCCGAGAAGAAGGTCGAGGTCGTCGAGCGGAACTACAAGCGGGGCCTGATCACCAACGACGAGCGCTACCAGCAGGTGATCAAGATCTGGTCCGACGCCAAGGACGAGGTCACCAAGACCCTCGTCGACACCATGGAGGACTTCAACCCCGTCAACATGATGATGAAGTCCGGTGCCCGCGGCAACATCTCGCAGATCACGCAGTTGGCCGGCATGCGCGGCCTCATGGCCGACCCCTCGGGCAAGATCGTCGAGCTGCCGGTCAAGGCCAACTTCCGCGAGGGCCTCACCGTGCTGGAGTACTTCCTCTCCACCCACGGCACCCGCAAGGGCCTCGCCGACACCGCGCTGCGCACAGCTGACTCAGGCTACCTGACCCGCCGCCTGGTTGACGTGGCCCAGGACGTGATCGTGCGCGAGGAGGACTGCGGCACCACGGCCGGCATCACCTGGACCGAGGAGGTCGACGCGGCGGGCAACGTGGTGGAGCCGATCACGCCGCACATCGTGGGGCGCGTCGCCCTCAACGACATCGTCCACCCCGAGACCGGCGAGATCATTGTCTACGCCAACGAGATGATCGACGAGGACCTGGCGGAGCAGATCCTGCAGGCCGGCATCAAGGAGGTCACCATCCGTTCGGTGCTGACCTGCCGCACCCGCTTCGGCGTCTGCCAGGCCTGCTACGGCCGCAACCTGGCCACGGGCAGGCTGGTGGACGTGGGCGAGGCCGTCGGCATCATCGCCGCCCAGTCCATCGGCGAGCCCGGCACGCAGCTGACGATGCGCACGTTCCACACCGGCGGCGTGGCCGGCGACGACATCACCCAGGGTCTCCCCCGCGTCGAGGAGCTCTTCGAGGCCCGCAAGCCGAAGGGCCAGGCGGTCATCGCCGAGCTGGACGGCGAGGTCTCCATCACGGAGAACAAGGGCCGGCGGGAGATCACCATCACCTCCGAGGACGGCGAGTCCGTCACCTACGCGATCCCCTACGGCGCCCGGGTGAAGGTGCGCCCCGGGCAGATCGTGGAGGCCGGAGACGAGCTGACCGAGGGCTCGGTGAACCCCCACGACCTCCTGCGAGTGAAGGGCCTGCGCGGCGTGCAGCACTACCTGCTGCGCGAGGTGCAGAAGGTCTACAACCTACAGGGTGTGGACATCAACGACAAGCACATCGAGGTCATGGTGCGGCAGATGCTGCGCAAGGTGAAGGTGGAGGATCCCGGCGATACCGAACTGCTGCCGGGCAGCTTCATCGACATCTTCGAGTTCGAGGACGAGAACGAGCGGGTGATCATGGAGGGCGGTGTGCCCGCCGTCGCCCGGCCGATGCTCCTGGGCATCACCAAGGCCTCTCTCGCCACCGACTCCTTCCTCTCGGCGGCCTCCTTCCAGGAGACGACCCGCGTGCTGACCGACGCGGCCATCAAGGGCCGCCGGGACCCGCTGCTCGGCCTGAAGGAGAACGTGATCATCGGCAAGCTGGTGCCTGCCGGTACCGGCATGGGCCGGTACCGGGGGATCAAGGTCTACACCGAGGAAGACCTCTACAGTGAACAGCTGGAGGGCGCGGACGACTAG
- a CDS encoding class I SAM-dependent methyltransferase, which translates to MSEHYYTSRPSAAHEETSFDATLRGMTFRFVTDAGVFSRDRVDFGSLLLIEAMQIGAADTVLDLGCGYGPIGMVAARLAPQGYIYMVDVNERAVELARRNLAANGITNAEVRLGDGLAAVQGIAFDAILTNPPIRAGKATVYRLLEEAHAALKPGGSLWVVIQTKQGAPSMKRKLAELFGNVTDVDRKAGYHVFAARR; encoded by the coding sequence TTGAGCGAGCACTACTACACCAGCCGGCCGAGCGCGGCCCACGAGGAGACAAGCTTCGACGCCACGCTGCGCGGGATGACGTTCCGCTTCGTCACCGACGCCGGCGTCTTTTCCCGGGACCGGGTCGATTTCGGATCGCTTCTATTAATAGAGGCCATGCAGATCGGCGCCGCCGACACGGTGCTCGACCTCGGCTGCGGCTACGGCCCCATCGGGATGGTCGCCGCCCGCCTGGCGCCGCAAGGCTACATTTATATGGTGGACGTCAACGAGCGGGCGGTCGAGCTGGCCCGGCGGAACCTCGCGGCCAACGGCATCACCAACGCCGAGGTGCGGTTGGGCGACGGGCTGGCGGCCGTGCAGGGCATCGCCTTCGACGCCATCCTGACCAACCCGCCGATCCGGGCCGGCAAGGCCACGGTCTACCGGCTGCTGGAGGAGGCCCACGCGGCGCTGAAGCCCGGCGGGTCGCTCTGGGTGGTCATCCAGACCAAGCAGGGTGCGCCGAGCATGAAGCGGAAGCTCGCGGAGCTGTTCGGCAACGTGACCGACGTCGACCGGAAGGCGGGGTACCACGTCTTCGCCGCCCGGCGATGA
- a CDS encoding ribosomal L7Ae/L30e/S12e/Gadd45 family protein produces the protein MSLERLKSAAKKTIGTKQTVKAIAKGQARVVYVAGDAEEHVLRGVLEAAREKGLEVQRVESMVALGKACGIEVGAAAAAILEG, from the coding sequence ATGAGCTTGGAGCGGTTGAAGTCAGCGGCCAAGAAGACCATCGGTACCAAACAGACTGTAAAGGCCATAGCGAAGGGACAGGCTCGTGTCGTGTACGTCGCCGGGGATGCCGAGGAGCACGTGCTCCGGGGTGTGCTGGAGGCGGCGCGGGAGAAGGGCCTGGAGGTTCAGCGGGTTGAATCGATGGTGGCGTTGGGCAAGGCCTGCGGGATCGAGGTTGGCGCTGCCGCCGCCGCGATCTTGGAGGGATAG
- the rpsL gene encoding 30S ribosomal protein S12, with translation MPTINQLVRQGRKTMSEKSASPALKGNPFKRGVCTVVKTTTPKKPNSALRKIARVRLSNNIEVTAYIPGIGHNLQEHSVVLVRGGRVKDLPGVRYHIVRGALDAAGVANRMQGRSKYGAKKKKAAKK, from the coding sequence GTGCCGACCATTAACCAGCTCGTCCGTCAGGGCCGCAAGACCATGTCCGAGAAGTCTGCCTCGCCGGCGCTCAAGGGGAACCCCTTCAAGCGGGGCGTCTGCACCGTTGTGAAGACCACCACCCCGAAGAAGCCGAACTCGGCGCTGCGGAAGATCGCCCGTGTCCGCCTCTCCAACAACATCGAGGTCACGGCGTACATCCCGGGCATCGGCCACAACCTGCAGGAGCACTCCGTCGTGCTCGTCCGCGGCGGCCGCGTCAAGGACCTGCCTGGCGTCCGCTACCACATCGTCCGCGGTGCGCTCGATGCCGCCGGCGTGGCCAACCGGATGCAGGGCCGTTCCAAGTACGGCGCCAAGAAGAAGAAGGCAGCCAAGAAGTAA
- the rpsG gene encoding 30S ribosomal protein S7, translating into MPRRGHVPKREVLPDPIYNSELVTRVINKIMLHGKKGLAQRIFYNAINRASEKLGKEPMEVLEGALKNIMPVLEVRPRRVGGATYQVPMEVRPERRQALGIRWLINYARGRGERTMEERLAAELVDAYNNTGGAVKKREEVHKMAEANKPFAHYRW; encoded by the coding sequence ATGCCGCGTCGCGGACACGTGCCGAAGCGCGAGGTGCTGCCGGATCCGATTTACAACTCGGAGCTGGTCACCCGCGTGATCAACAAGATCATGCTCCACGGCAAGAAGGGCCTTGCCCAGCGCATCTTCTACAACGCCATCAACCGGGCCAGCGAGAAGCTCGGCAAGGAGCCGATGGAAGTGCTGGAAGGCGCGCTGAAGAACATCATGCCGGTGCTCGAGGTCCGGCCTCGCCGCGTCGGCGGCGCGACCTACCAGGTGCCGATGGAGGTGCGCCCGGAGCGGCGCCAGGCCCTGGGCATCCGGTGGCTGATCAACTACGCTCGCGGCCGTGGGGAGCGCACCATGGAGGAGCGGCTGGCCGCCGAGCTGGTGGATGCGTACAACAACACCGGCGGTGCAGTGAAGAAGCGCGAAGAGGTCCACAAGATGGCCGAGGCCAACAAGCCCTTCGCCCATTATCGCTGGTAG